Proteins encoded together in one Formosa sp. Hel3_A1_48 window:
- a CDS encoding acyl-CoA carboxylase subunit beta → MDLNFNKNEDQNKLLLSDLRKRFTKVKQGGGKNKIEKQHAKGKMSARERIDYLLDVKSKAIEIGAFAGEDMYKKHGGCPSAGVVVKIGYISGRQCVVVANDATVKAGAWFPITAKKNLRAQEISIENKLPIIYLVDSAGVYLPLQDEIFPDKEHFGRIFRNNAVMSSMGITQISAIMGSCVAGGAYLPIMSDEAIIVDKTASIFLAGSYLVKAAIGESIDNETLGGAITHCEISGVTDYKATDDKDALDKIKSIINKMGAAEKAGFNRTKAVKPKENPEDIFGILPYSRAEQYDTYEIIKRLVDNSEFEEYKAGYGKTIITAYARIDGWAVGVIANQRKLVKTKKGEMQFGGVIYNDSADKATRFIANCNQKKIPLVFLQDVTGFMVGSKSEHSGIIKDGAKMVNAVSNSVVPKFTVIMGNSYGAGNYAMCGKAYDPRLIVAWPSAELAVMSGSSASKVLLQIEKASLEKQGQKISDQKEAELLSSIKQKYDEQVSPYYAAARLWTDAVIDPLETRTWISMGIEAANHAPIEKEFNLGVIQV, encoded by the coding sequence ATGGACCTCAATTTTAATAAAAACGAAGATCAAAATAAACTTCTTTTATCAGATCTCAGAAAGCGATTTACAAAAGTTAAACAGGGCGGCGGAAAAAATAAAATTGAAAAACAGCACGCTAAAGGGAAAATGAGTGCCCGTGAACGAATAGACTATCTTTTGGATGTAAAATCAAAGGCTATAGAAATCGGCGCATTTGCTGGGGAAGATATGTATAAAAAGCACGGAGGATGTCCCTCTGCTGGGGTCGTTGTAAAAATCGGATATATTTCAGGAAGACAATGTGTTGTTGTAGCGAATGATGCCACAGTAAAAGCTGGAGCATGGTTTCCTATAACGGCTAAAAAGAATTTACGGGCACAAGAAATTTCCATCGAAAACAAACTTCCAATAATTTATTTAGTAGACTCAGCTGGTGTATACCTACCCTTGCAAGATGAAATATTTCCCGATAAAGAACATTTTGGCCGTATTTTTAGAAATAATGCGGTTATGAGCAGTATGGGAATCACTCAAATTTCGGCCATAATGGGCAGTTGTGTGGCTGGCGGTGCCTACCTTCCAATTATGAGCGACGAAGCAATTATTGTAGACAAAACAGCAAGTATTTTCTTGGCTGGAAGTTACTTGGTAAAAGCAGCAATTGGTGAAAGCATTGATAATGAAACTCTTGGTGGGGCAATTACGCATTGCGAGATCAGTGGGGTTACAGATTATAAAGCCACTGATGACAAAGATGCTTTAGACAAAATTAAATCCATAATAAATAAAATGGGCGCTGCCGAAAAAGCAGGTTTTAACCGAACAAAAGCTGTAAAACCAAAAGAAAATCCAGAAGATATTTTTGGGATTTTACCTTACTCACGAGCCGAGCAGTATGACACTTATGAAATTATTAAAAGATTGGTTGACAATTCAGAGTTTGAAGAATATAAAGCTGGCTATGGAAAAACAATAATAACAGCCTACGCCCGAATTGACGGTTGGGCTGTTGGTGTTATAGCAAATCAACGAAAATTGGTTAAAACCAAAAAAGGAGAAATGCAATTTGGAGGTGTCATTTATAACGACAGTGCCGATAAAGCAACACGATTTATTGCTAACTGTAATCAGAAAAAAATACCCCTAGTGTTTCTTCAGGATGTTACTGGATTTATGGTAGGAAGCAAAAGCGAACACAGCGGAATCATAAAAGATGGCGCAAAAATGGTAAATGCGGTCAGCAATAGCGTTGTGCCAAAATTTACTGTAATTATGGGGAACAGTTATGGCGCTGGTAATTATGCCATGTGCGGTAAAGCCTACGACCCAAGATTGATTGTTGCTTGGCCAAGTGCGGAGTTGGCAGTAATGAGTGGATCTAGCGCTTCAAAGGTACTGCTTCAAATAGAGAAGGCTTCACTTGAAAAGCAAGGACAAAAAATATCTGATCAAAAAGAGGCTGAGTTGTTATCAAGTATAAAACAAAAATATGACGAACAGGTATCGCCTTATTATGCCGCAGCAAGACTTTGGACAGATGCAGTTATTGACCCCTTAGAAACTCGTACGTGGATTAGTATGGGAATTGAGGCCGCTAACCACGCTCCTATTGAAAAAGAATTCAATTTAGGGGTGATCCAAGTTTAG
- a CDS encoding CAL67264 family membrane protein, giving the protein MNKNTVLAWATFIMIFVGFALIGLGAFRYNDIAGWGFAAVGIGFFAIAWVFNALKGRV; this is encoded by the coding sequence ATGAATAAAAACACAGTTTTGGCATGGGCCACATTTATTATGATTTTTGTAGGCTTTGCGTTGATTGGTCTAGGGGCTTTTCGTTACAATGATATAGCTGGCTGGGGCTTCGCTGCAGTAGGAATTGGTTTTTTCGCTATAGCTTGGGTTTTTAATGCACTTAAAGGACGTGTTTAA
- the ettA gene encoding energy-dependent translational throttle protein EttA: MSNSDDKKIIFSMTGVTKTFQSANTPVLKNIYLSFFYGAKIGILGLNGSGKSTLLKIIAGVDKNYQGDVVFSQDYSVGYLEQEPQLDSDKTVLEVVKEGVAETVAVLDEYNKINDMFGLEEVYSDAERMEKLMNRQAELQDQIDASNAWELDTKLEIAMDALRTPDGNQKIGVLSGGERRRVALCRLLLKEPDVLLLDEPTNHLDAESVHWLEQHLAQYKGTVIAVTHDRYFLDNVAGWILELDRGEGIPWKGNYSSWLDQKSKRLAQESKTASKRQKTLERELEWVRQGAKGRQTKQKARLKNYDKLLNQDQKQLDEKLEIYIPNGPRLGTNVIEATAVSKAYGDKLLYDNLNFNLPQAGIVGVIGPNGAGKTTIFRMIMGEEAADKGAFKVGETAKIAYVDQSHSNIDPEQSIWQNFSDNQELIMMGGRQVNSRAYLSRFNFSGSEQNKKVKLLSGGERNRLHLAMTLKEEGNVLLLDEPTNDLDVNTLRALEEGLESFAGCAVVISHDRWFLDRICTHILAFEGNSEVYFYEGSFSEYEANKRQRLGSDLMPKRIKYKKLIR; encoded by the coding sequence ATGAGTAATAGCGACGATAAAAAGATAATTTTCTCAATGACGGGGGTAACCAAAACCTTCCAAAGTGCTAATACACCAGTACTTAAAAATATATACCTCAGTTTTTTCTATGGTGCCAAAATAGGTATTCTTGGGTTAAATGGCTCGGGTAAATCAACTTTGCTTAAAATAATTGCTGGGGTTGACAAGAACTATCAAGGTGATGTGGTTTTTTCTCAAGACTACTCCGTGGGTTATCTTGAACAGGAACCTCAACTGGACAGTGATAAAACAGTCCTTGAGGTTGTTAAAGAGGGTGTTGCTGAAACTGTAGCTGTTCTAGACGAGTATAATAAGATCAATGATATGTTTGGACTTGAGGAGGTGTACTCCGATGCCGAACGTATGGAAAAGCTTATGAATCGTCAAGCAGAGCTGCAAGATCAAATAGACGCTTCCAATGCTTGGGAGTTAGACACAAAGCTTGAAATTGCAATGGATGCTTTACGCACACCTGATGGTAATCAGAAAATTGGTGTATTGTCTGGTGGTGAACGCCGAAGAGTAGCTTTATGTCGTTTACTTTTGAAAGAACCTGATGTTTTGCTTTTGGATGAACCGACTAACCATTTAGATGCTGAGTCTGTTCATTGGCTTGAACAACACTTGGCTCAATATAAAGGTACAGTAATCGCTGTAACGCACGACCGTTATTTTTTAGACAATGTTGCGGGGTGGATCTTAGAACTTGATAGGGGAGAAGGTATACCATGGAAAGGAAATTATTCTTCTTGGCTAGATCAAAAGTCAAAACGTTTAGCTCAAGAAAGTAAAACTGCTTCAAAACGTCAAAAAACCTTAGAGCGTGAGCTCGAGTGGGTACGTCAAGGAGCCAAAGGACGCCAAACTAAGCAAAAAGCTCGCCTTAAGAATTACGATAAATTATTAAATCAAGACCAAAAGCAATTAGACGAAAAATTAGAAATATACATTCCTAACGGTCCACGTTTGGGAACAAATGTGATAGAAGCAACAGCAGTAAGTAAAGCTTATGGAGATAAATTACTTTATGATAATTTAAATTTTAATTTACCTCAAGCAGGTATTGTTGGTGTAATTGGTCCTAACGGAGCTGGTAAAACCACCATTTTTAGAATGATTATGGGTGAGGAGGCAGCCGATAAAGGGGCCTTTAAAGTTGGTGAGACAGCTAAAATTGCCTACGTTGATCAAAGCCATTCTAATATAGACCCTGAGCAATCTATTTGGCAAAATTTTTCTGATAATCAAGAACTCATAATGATGGGTGGGCGGCAAGTTAATTCTCGCGCATACTTGAGTCGTTTTAACTTTTCTGGAAGTGAACAAAATAAAAAAGTTAAACTGCTTTCTGGTGGAGAGCGTAACCGATTGCATTTAGCTATGACTCTCAAAGAAGAAGGTAATGTTCTACTTTTAGATGAGCCTACCAATGATTTAGATGTAAACACCTTACGTGCTTTAGAAGAAGGTCTTGAAAGCTTTGCAGGTTGTGCCGTAGTCATCAGCCATGACCGTTGGTTTCTAGATCGAATTTGTACACACATCTTAGCCTTTGAAGGTAATTCGGAGGTTTATTTTTATGAAGGTAGTTTTAGCGAATATGAAGCCAACAAGCGTCAACGTTTGGGTAGTGATTTGATGCCTAAGCGTATTAAGTACAAAAAACTGATACGTTGA
- a CDS encoding DUF6048 family protein: MKLLMKMKVMSKYSISILCSILAFGLTSAQNNVEEKKPNIQQDSVVFQEKYGLRFGVDISRLARTAFESDYSGFELNADYRLSKKLYTAGELGFEEKSTSTSYLDSKAKGNYFKAGIDYNLYENWLGMENLIIGGLRFGFSSFSQTRDRYTIYDTNGQTWGGIINEDSKEFAGLTAAWLELIFGIKAELLNNVFLGLNVQIKARLAEKSPSNFENLYIPGFGRTYDSSKIGTGFSYTITYLLPIYKKTRIQKLSEEDNEKTAVE; encoded by the coding sequence ATGAAGTTACTAATGAAAATGAAAGTCATGTCAAAATATTCCATTAGTATACTTTGTTCAATTTTGGCTTTTGGTCTTACATCTGCCCAAAATAATGTAGAAGAAAAAAAACCTAACATTCAACAAGACAGTGTTGTTTTTCAAGAAAAATATGGTTTGCGCTTTGGTGTTGACATCAGTCGGTTAGCAAGGACAGCTTTTGAATCTGATTACTCTGGGTTTGAATTGAATGCTGATTACAGGCTTAGTAAAAAATTATATACCGCTGGTGAGCTTGGTTTTGAAGAAAAATCAACATCAACCAGTTATTTGGACTCAAAAGCAAAAGGAAATTATTTCAAAGCAGGAATAGATTACAACCTATATGAGAACTGGTTAGGCATGGAAAACTTAATTATTGGTGGATTGCGCTTTGGTTTTTCTAGTTTTAGTCAAACAAGAGACCGATATACCATTTACGATACAAATGGACAAACATGGGGAGGAATCATCAACGAGGACAGTAAAGAATTCGCTGGATTGACTGCTGCATGGTTAGAGCTTATTTTTGGTATTAAAGCCGAATTGTTAAACAATGTATTTCTAGGATTAAATGTGCAGATAAAAGCGCGCTTAGCAGAAAAAAGTCCGTCAAATTTTGAAAATTTATACATTCCTGGATTTGGGCGTACATACGACAGCAGTAAAATAGGAACTGGTTTTAGCTATACAATAACCTACCTTCTGCCGATTTATAAAAAAACACGTATCCAAAAGCTTAGTGAAGAGGACAATGAAAAAACAGCCGTTGAATAG
- a CDS encoding DUF6452 family protein — protein MKKILFLYILTSLVSCEPDDICSENTQTTPRLVIEFFDIENFEAPKTVPGLFAVGLDDLGNEVTILGEVVNSRSIIELPLNGSENQTQFKLYSNYDIIDNEVEGNPDVITIAYETESFYVSRACGYKNNYSIQGFSIEQDIDLWMISTEITINEVTNENESHVKIFH, from the coding sequence ATGAAAAAAATATTGTTCTTATACATTCTTACTAGCTTGGTTTCCTGTGAACCAGATGACATTTGCAGTGAAAATACACAAACAACCCCTAGATTGGTAATTGAGTTTTTCGACATTGAAAATTTTGAAGCTCCAAAGACTGTACCTGGCCTGTTCGCAGTAGGTTTGGATGATCTGGGTAATGAAGTTACAATCCTTGGAGAAGTTGTTAATTCACGTTCAATAATCGAATTACCACTCAACGGTTCTGAAAATCAAACACAATTTAAATTGTATTCTAACTATGATATAATAGACAATGAAGTTGAAGGAAATCCTGATGTTATAACCATTGCCTATGAAACTGAATCGTTTTATGTCTCTCGTGCTTGTGGTTACAAGAACAATTATAGCATTCAGGGTTTTAGTATTGAGCAGGATATCGATCTCTGGATGATTAGCACTGAAATTACAATCAATGAAGTTACTAATGAAAATGAAAGTCATGTCAAAATATTCCATTAG
- the rlmD gene encoding 23S rRNA (uracil(1939)-C(5))-methyltransferase RlmD gives MRRKNTKKEFFELEVFDAGAKGKSLAKAPDGKIVFLSNAVPGDVVDVQTFKKRKGYYEGKAIKFHKYSKHRVKPECEHFGTCGGCKWQHMDYKQQLYFKEKEVINNLERIGKIELPKVTPILGCTEPYFYRNKMEFSFSNNRWLSFEEINADITIENRNALGFHIPGMWDKILDIDKCWLQADPSNAIRNGLKNFATDQNIPFFNPRQQEGALRTLMIRTSSTGQIMVVVQFFSGRKQQIEIVMEFLKNSFPEITSLQYVINPKGNDTIYDLEVVCYSGQTYIVEEMEGLQFKINAKSFYQTNSEQALNLYKITRDFAGLTGSELVYDLYTGTGTIAQFIAKKAKKVIGVEAVPDAIKAAKENALHNKIDNIDFFVGDMKTIFNDTFIKTNGHPDVIITDPPRDGMHKDVVQQILKILPSKIVYVSCNSATQARDLEILNPSYSITKTQAVDMFPQTHHVENVVLLEKRI, from the coding sequence ATGCGCAGAAAAAATACAAAAAAAGAATTTTTTGAATTAGAAGTGTTTGACGCTGGGGCTAAAGGAAAAAGTTTAGCTAAAGCGCCCGACGGAAAAATTGTGTTCTTATCTAATGCCGTTCCCGGCGATGTGGTAGATGTTCAAACTTTCAAAAAAAGAAAAGGCTATTACGAAGGAAAAGCGATAAAGTTCCACAAATACTCCAAGCACAGAGTAAAACCTGAATGTGAGCATTTTGGTACTTGTGGAGGATGTAAGTGGCAGCATATGGATTACAAACAACAACTTTATTTCAAAGAAAAAGAAGTCATAAATAATTTGGAACGTATTGGCAAAATTGAATTGCCAAAAGTAACTCCTATTTTGGGTTGTACTGAACCTTATTTTTACAGAAATAAAATGGAGTTTTCCTTCAGTAATAACCGCTGGCTTTCTTTCGAAGAAATTAATGCAGATATAACCATCGAAAATAGAAATGCATTGGGATTTCATATCCCGGGTATGTGGGACAAAATCTTAGATATTGACAAATGTTGGCTGCAAGCCGATCCTTCCAATGCAATTCGAAATGGTCTTAAAAATTTTGCGACAGATCAAAATATTCCATTTTTTAATCCAAGACAGCAAGAAGGTGCACTCCGTACATTGATGATTCGTACGAGCAGTACAGGACAAATCATGGTTGTTGTTCAATTTTTTTCAGGCAGAAAACAGCAAATTGAAATCGTTATGGAGTTTTTAAAAAACTCATTTCCAGAGATCACATCTTTACAATACGTAATCAATCCAAAAGGCAATGATACTATTTATGATCTAGAGGTTGTTTGCTATAGTGGACAAACTTATATAGTTGAGGAAATGGAGGGATTACAATTTAAAATAAACGCCAAATCATTTTATCAAACCAATTCTGAACAAGCACTCAATTTATATAAAATTACGAGAGATTTTGCAGGATTGACTGGGAGTGAGTTGGTTTATGACTTGTACACAGGAACTGGGACAATTGCACAATTTATTGCTAAAAAGGCAAAAAAAGTTATTGGCGTCGAAGCTGTTCCAGATGCTATTAAGGCAGCTAAGGAAAATGCCCTGCATAATAAAATTGATAATATCGATTTTTTTGTTGGCGATATGAAAACCATTTTCAATGATACTTTTATTAAAACAAATGGGCACCCAGATGTGATCATTACGGATCCTCCTAGAGACGGAATGCACAAAGATGTAGTTCAACAAATTTTGAAAATCTTACCTTCAAAGATTGTATATGTTAGTTGCAATAGTGCTACACAGGCACGTGACTTGGAAATTTTAAATCCATCTTACTCCATTACAAAAACTCAAGCAGTAGATATGTTTCCACAGACACATCATGTAGAAAATGTTGTACTTTTGGAAAAAAGAATTTAG
- the rocD gene encoding ornithine--oxo-acid transaminase, producing the protein MSVLNTISSKEAIDLEYNFGAHNYHPLPVVLNKGDGVFVWDVEGNKYYDFLSAYSSVNQGHCHPKIVNAMIDQAKTLTLTSRAFHNDQLGRYEQFITSYFGFDKVLPMNTGAEAVETALKIARRWGYEVKKLPINKGKIIVCENNFHGRTTTIISFSNDPIARDNFGPYTDGFIKIPYDDINALEIVLNKHDDIAGFLVEPIQGEAGVYVPADDYLKNAKALCVNHNVLFIADEVQTGIARTGRLLASCGNCSCPNKDCSATAEVKPDILILGKALSGGVYPVSAVLANNSIMNVITPGSHGSTFGGNPIAAAVAVAALEVVKEEQLTANADRLGKLFRAQLNNYILSSSIVKLVRGKGLLNAIVINDSEDSDTAWNICLKLRDNGLLAKPTHGNIIRFAPPLVMTEEQLLDCVQIIVNTLKTFE; encoded by the coding sequence ATGTCCGTTCTCAATACTATTTCGTCAAAAGAAGCTATCGATTTAGAGTATAATTTTGGTGCACATAATTACCATCCGTTACCGGTGGTTCTCAACAAAGGCGATGGTGTATTTGTTTGGGATGTTGAGGGTAATAAATACTACGATTTCCTGTCTGCATATTCATCTGTTAATCAAGGTCATTGCCATCCAAAAATTGTTAATGCCATGATTGATCAAGCCAAAACTTTGACCCTTACTTCTAGAGCTTTTCATAACGATCAATTGGGACGATACGAACAGTTTATAACCTCGTATTTTGGGTTTGATAAAGTTTTACCAATGAACACTGGAGCCGAGGCTGTCGAAACGGCACTTAAAATTGCTCGTCGATGGGGATATGAAGTTAAAAAGCTCCCTATTAATAAAGGTAAAATTATAGTATGTGAAAATAACTTTCATGGCCGGACTACCACAATAATTTCATTTTCAAATGATCCTATTGCTCGAGATAATTTTGGCCCCTACACAGATGGTTTCATCAAGATTCCCTACGACGATATTAATGCTCTTGAAATTGTTTTAAATAAACATGATGATATTGCTGGATTTTTAGTGGAACCAATCCAAGGTGAAGCAGGCGTCTATGTGCCTGCTGATGACTATTTGAAGAACGCTAAGGCACTTTGTGTAAATCACAATGTATTATTTATTGCCGACGAGGTTCAAACTGGAATAGCGCGTACCGGTCGTTTATTAGCATCTTGTGGGAATTGTAGTTGTCCAAATAAAGATTGTTCTGCTACTGCAGAAGTAAAGCCCGATATTTTGATTTTAGGTAAAGCCTTGAGCGGCGGTGTTTATCCTGTTTCTGCTGTGTTGGCTAATAACTCTATAATGAATGTAATAACACCAGGCTCTCATGGCAGTACATTTGGTGGTAATCCAATAGCTGCAGCCGTAGCTGTTGCAGCACTTGAAGTTGTAAAAGAAGAGCAATTAACTGCCAATGCTGATCGTCTTGGTAAGCTTTTTAGAGCCCAACTTAATAATTACATACTAAGCAGTTCAATAGTTAAGCTGGTAAGAGGAAAAGGATTGTTAAACGCTATTGTTATTAATGACTCAGAGGATAGTGATACGGCTTGGAATATATGCCTTAAACTAAGAGATAATGGATTATTGGCTAAACCAACTCATGGTAACATCATACGTTTTGCTCCTCCGTTAGTTATGACGGAGGAACAATTACTTGATTGTGTTCAAATTATCGTCAATACCCTAAAGACTTTTGAATAA
- a CDS encoding CCC motif membrane protein — MKKSLNTTLIYVLSILGLLCCCFAGLGFLLSGPAYLIANKKLKDAKLNPDEYEGNANSMETAKTVALVILIINVLYLLYTIYALATGDMSEVQEEWRKMMEEINQSA, encoded by the coding sequence ATGAAAAAATCACTAAATACAACACTGATTTATGTACTCAGTATTTTGGGTCTATTGTGCTGTTGCTTTGCTGGACTAGGCTTTTTGCTTTCTGGACCTGCATACTTGATAGCAAACAAAAAACTTAAAGACGCAAAATTGAATCCTGATGAGTATGAAGGTAATGCTAACAGTATGGAAACCGCAAAAACTGTAGCACTAGTCATTCTTATCATCAATGTGCTTTATCTTTTGTACACAATCTATGCTCTTGCCACTGGGGATATGAGTGAAGTCCAGGAAGAGTGGAGAAAAATGATGGAGGAGATAAACCAAAGTGCATAA
- a CDS encoding DUF2752 domain-containing protein: MTFENYMFPCLSKSLFGLECMGCGFQRSLLFVFQGKFVAAFWMYPAIYPLLILAVLIILTRFFKFKFYQKSINIFSLISIGTIITNYIIKQFFL, encoded by the coding sequence ATGACTTTCGAGAATTACATGTTTCCTTGCCTTAGCAAATCACTTTTTGGTTTGGAATGTATGGGCTGTGGATTTCAACGCTCCCTTTTATTCGTTTTTCAAGGAAAATTTGTAGCTGCATTTTGGATGTACCCTGCAATTTACCCACTACTGATTTTAGCTGTATTAATCATCCTTACTCGATTTTTCAAATTTAAATTTTACCAAAAAAGCATCAATATCTTTTCATTAATTTCTATTGGTACAATCATTACTAACTATATTATAAAACAATTCTTTTTATGA
- a CDS encoding Smr/MutS family protein, with amino-acid sequence MKFNINDYVSVLDDDLSGFVIAISGSGITIETTSGFEVIYDASELVKIDNNLLKSSSFKGQSLQKIISEKESKQKKSLTKFKTKSRLQPPMEVDLHIHQLVKSTKGMQNHDILNLQLDTAKKRLEFALSKRIQRIVFIHGVGSGVLKLELEYLLKRYDQLKFYAADYQKYGHGATEVYIFQQKRI; translated from the coding sequence ATGAAGTTTAACATCAATGATTACGTATCTGTTTTAGATGATGATCTCTCAGGCTTTGTTATAGCCATTTCTGGATCAGGCATCACTATTGAAACCACTTCAGGATTTGAAGTGATTTACGATGCATCTGAATTGGTTAAAATTGACAATAATTTATTGAAATCATCTTCTTTTAAAGGTCAATCACTACAAAAAATTATTTCTGAAAAAGAATCAAAACAAAAAAAGTCATTAACAAAATTTAAAACCAAATCACGCCTGCAACCACCTATGGAAGTAGACTTACATATACATCAATTGGTCAAATCAACCAAGGGCATGCAAAATCATGATATACTAAACCTGCAATTGGACACTGCAAAAAAGCGACTCGAGTTTGCACTTTCAAAACGTATACAGCGTATTGTATTTATTCATGGTGTAGGATCTGGAGTTCTTAAATTGGAATTGGAATATCTATTGAAAAGATACGATCAGTTGAAGTTTTATGCAGCAGACTACCAAAAATATGGACACGGCGCCACCGAAGTGTATATTTTTCAGCAAAAAAGGATTTAG
- a CDS encoding cysteine desulfurase family protein: MLPIYLDNAATTQVREEVADKMAAVLKSNYGNPSSTHSVGRSSKSILEQCRKRIAAHFNVKPSEIIFTAGGTEADNLVLRSAVCDLNVEHIISSKIEHHAVGHTVSALAQTTNIKLSYVDVLSDGSIDLKHLEELLTNSAKKTLVSLMHINNEIGTILDLKFVADLCKTHNALFHSDCVQSVGHYPLDLEYIPIDFLAASAHKFHGPKGIGFAFVRSGLGVQSIITGGSQERGCRAGTESLHDIVGMDEALSLAYENLSSEKVYVADLKAHFIKLLKSEIPEVKFNANCDDSIKSTYTLVNVCLPVSEAKAPLFLFQLDLKGIACSKGSACQSGSDKGSHVLAQILSAEELKRPSIRFSFSIYNNVDELDRVVKTLKELVFESA, from the coding sequence ATGTTGCCTATTTATTTAGATAATGCTGCCACCACACAGGTTCGCGAAGAAGTAGCGGATAAAATGGCTGCTGTTTTGAAATCTAATTATGGCAATCCCTCGTCAACACACAGTGTAGGGCGATCATCCAAATCAATACTTGAACAATGCCGTAAGCGAATTGCAGCACATTTTAATGTAAAACCATCTGAAATTATCTTTACCGCCGGTGGTACCGAAGCCGATAATTTAGTTTTGCGTTCTGCAGTATGTGATTTAAATGTAGAGCATATCATAAGCTCAAAAATTGAGCACCATGCTGTTGGCCACACTGTTAGTGCTTTAGCACAAACAACAAATATTAAGCTTAGTTATGTAGATGTGTTATCTGACGGTAGTATTGACTTGAAGCATTTGGAGGAACTTTTAACCAATTCAGCAAAAAAAACTCTTGTTTCATTAATGCACATCAATAACGAAATAGGGACAATATTAGATTTAAAGTTTGTTGCCGATTTATGCAAAACCCATAATGCTTTATTTCATAGCGATTGCGTTCAGTCTGTAGGTCATTATCCACTTGATTTAGAATACATTCCGATTGATTTTTTGGCTGCTAGTGCACACAAATTTCATGGTCCAAAGGGTATAGGCTTTGCTTTTGTGAGAAGTGGTTTAGGGGTGCAGTCTATAATTACGGGTGGTTCACAAGAGCGTGGCTGTCGTGCTGGAACAGAAAGTCTACACGATATTGTTGGAATGGATGAAGCCTTGTCTTTGGCTTATGAGAATTTATCTTCTGAAAAGGTATATGTGGCTGATTTAAAAGCTCATTTTATTAAGTTATTGAAGTCTGAAATACCAGAGGTTAAATTTAATGCAAATTGCGATGACTCTATCAAAAGCACCTATACACTAGTCAACGTTTGCTTACCAGTGTCGGAAGCTAAAGCCCCTTTATTTTTGTTTCAGTTAGATCTTAAGGGCATAGCTTGTTCTAAGGGCAGTGCTTGTCAAAGTGGAAGTGATAAAGGATCACATGTTTTGGCGCAAATTCTTTCTGCTGAAGAACTTAAAAGACCATCAATTCGGTTTTCTTTTAGTATTTATAACAACGTTGACGAATTGGACAGGGTAGTCAAAACGCTGAAAGAATTAGTTTTTGAATCCGCCTAA